From a single Tursiops truncatus isolate mTurTru1 chromosome 20, mTurTru1.mat.Y, whole genome shotgun sequence genomic region:
- the TMEM100 gene encoding transmembrane protein 100, with the protein MTEEPIKEILGTPKSPKPVAMEKSSNGEVMVTMVPLVNEIQLTAATGGAELSCYRCIIPFAVVVLIAGIAVTAVAYSFNSHGSIISILGLVLLSLGLFLLASSALCWKVRQRSKKAKRRESQTTLVANQRSLFA; encoded by the coding sequence ATGACCGAAGAGCCCATAAAGGAGATCCTGGGAACCCCGAAGTCTCCCAAGCCAGTGGCAATGGAGAAGAGCTCCAATGGTGAAGTCATGGTCACCATGGTCCCCCTGGTCAATGAGATTCAGCTGACAGCCGCCACGGGGGGCGCTGAGCTCTCCTGTTACCGCTGCATCATCCCTTTCGCCGTGGTGGTCCTCATCGCTGGGATAGCGGTCACTGCCGTGGCTTACAGCTTCAATTCCCATGGCTCCATCATCTCCATCTTAGGTCTAGTCCTTCTATCATTGGGACTTTTTTTGTTAGCCTCCAGCGCCCTGTGCTGGAAGGTGAGACAGAGAAGCAAGAAAGCCAAGAGGCGGGAGAGTCAGACGACTCTCGTGGCAAATCAGAGAAGCTTGTTTGCTTAG